CTTGCCCATCGAGGGCACCAGCGGACGTCTGCTGGCCGATATGCTGGTTGAGTTTCTGAATCTTCCGGGAGCCGCGATTGTGCTGGCCCTGATGGTGGCGCTCTCGTTGTATCTCGCTACGACCTTCACTTTCAATACAGCTCGCGAATGGACCACAGCACGTTTTGGCTTTGCCCAGAGAATATGGGAGCGCTGGTCGCAGTGGCGCGAGAGCCGTCATGGCGCAGATCTTCCAGCAGAGACCTACGGTAGCAAGCGTGAACGGGCTGAGCTGCGGGCCCAGAGAGCGCGTGAGCAAGAAGAGCGCAAGGCACGTGAGACAGAGGCTAAACTCGCCGAGCCCAATTCCACACTGCTTGGAAGCCTCTTTGGCTGGCTCAGCCGCCGTAAAAGAGCCAAGCTTGCTACACCGGAATCCGAGGAGTCGCTTCCGTCAACGGACACCTCCATATGGCGAGGGATGCCGCGCACCATGGTGGATGCTCCTCCGGTTACACCGATCAGTACAGCAACAGCGGCAGCGGCTCCATTTGCCGAAGCGTTGGCCAAAGCGGCTGCCCCTGTGCGGGCGATCGACGATGTCTCAAACTTTCGCGACAGCCATCTTCCTACGCTGGAAGACCGCACTGAAAAGTCTGTTCCGCAGATTGCACCGCCACGCACGGCGAAAAGGCCTGTTGAAACTCCAGCAGAGACTGCGGAAGATGGTATCTCCTTCGGAAAACGCGCCGACGCCGATATCAAGGCCGTCGCCATTACGCCGAAGAGCGTGCGTGGCTACAAACTTCCGCCGTCATCACTGCTGTATCACAGCGACGAACAGACAGCAGTCCGCGAAGATGCTCTGCGCGAAGAGGCCCGGGTGCTGGTGGAAAAGTGCGGAGAGTTCGACGTCAATGGACAGGTCACGCACATCAATCCCGGCCCGGTCGTTACCACCTTCGAGTTCAAACCCGATGCCGGCGTGAAGTACTCACGGGTTGCCGGTCTGGCAGACGATCTCTGTCTGGCGATGGCCGCCGAAAGCATCCTGATCGAGAGGATGGCCGGCAAGTCCACCGTAGGGATTCAGATTCCCAATGCAAAGCGGGAGACCATCTGGCTGCGCGATGTGGTCGAGTGCGAGAGCTTCGCGCAATCCAAATCGCGACTGCCCATCGCGCTTGGCAAGGACATCAATGGCCGCATCGTAACCGGCGATCTCGCCGCAATGCCACACGTCCTGATTGCAGGTTCCACCGGCTCGGGTAAATCCGTCGCGATCAACGCGATGATCATGAGCGTGCTCTTCAAATCGACGCCCGAACAGGTACGCATGATCCTGGTTGACCCGAAGCG
This portion of the Edaphobacter sp. 4G125 genome encodes:
- a CDS encoding DNA translocase FtsK → MKTLRLVSTPTRNRRLNEILGLIVLVAAGLLLLALVSYTPTDHSFNTVGAYATGRPAHNWTGIAGAYVSDALFQAIGIAAFFLPLVLARIGICWMMSRPAGSPIARAVGLALWVVFAPAAVALLPGHILWRGALPIEGTSGRLLADMLVEFLNLPGAAIVLALMVALSLYLATTFTFNTAREWTTARFGFAQRIWERWSQWRESRHGADLPAETYGSKRERAELRAQRAREQEERKARETEAKLAEPNSTLLGSLFGWLSRRKRAKLATPESEESLPSTDTSIWRGMPRTMVDAPPVTPISTATAAAAPFAEALAKAAAPVRAIDDVSNFRDSHLPTLEDRTEKSVPQIAPPRTAKRPVETPAETAEDGISFGKRADADIKAVAITPKSVRGYKLPPSSLLYHSDEQTAVREDALREEARVLVEKCGEFDVNGQVTHINPGPVVTTFEFKPDAGVKYSRVAGLADDLCLAMAAESILIERMAGKSTVGIQIPNAKRETIWLRDVVECESFAQSKSRLPIALGKDINGRIVTGDLAAMPHVLIAGSTGSGKSVAINAMIMSVLFKSTPEQVRMILVDPKRVELGMYEGIPHLFTPIITEAKLAANALRNAVREMERRLKLLAANHVRNIDQFNKLFDSGSGHLFEDVNQEPLPYIMIIIDELADLMMLDRANVEEAITRLAQMARAVGIHLVLATQRPSVDVITGLIKANVPTRMSFRLATKVDSRTIIDSNGAESLLGRGDMLYLPPGTSRVQRVHAPFVTEKEISAVTEFWKAQGQAEYVEGFLEGPKDEAGRDLDGGSDGDDNDPLYDDAVRLVYEFGKASTSLLQRRLRIGYGRAAHLIDMMYNDGLVGPADGSKPRELLKSANWINEVDTAVR